The Lycium barbarum isolate Lr01 chromosome 9, ASM1917538v2, whole genome shotgun sequence genome has a segment encoding these proteins:
- the LOC132610446 gene encoding uncharacterized protein LOC132610446: protein MKKYFTKVSNSSSGYHSQPNREENVNHLVAPLQFSQEFDLSSLEADLGERTQILEFHPNHRDAIRRDYLQKRPCQPQLKVFPQTLISGDMRRFNRDWYVEFPDWLEYSLSKDAAYCLYCYLFKANSNRQGGGNVWSGLGFRNWNKKDSLPKHIGGPNSIHSQSKRKCEDLMRQQQSIHAAFDKQFNQDKHGYEIRLAASIRVVRLLVKQGLAFRGHNESKASLNRGSFLEILSFYAQECDKIRSFVLEKAPQNDQMTCPMIQKEIVLACKIETIKGIIKELNGDYFSLLVDESFDVSRKEQTAAVLRYVDRRGFVMERLLDIVHVKNTSALALKGAIVNLLSQHSLSLSCVRGQCYDGASNMQGDINGLKMLIKKESRSAHSIHCFAHQLQVTLVGVSKKCLQVGELVHLVSDILNVLAASYKRMDEYRESQRKRIQEALEKGKLKTGRGLHQELGISRACDTRWGSHFKSFN from the coding sequence ATGAAGAAGTATTTCACCAAGGTATCAAATTCAAGTTCGGGCTATCATAGTCAACCAAATCGGGAAGAAAACGTGAATCATTTAGTAGCACCATTACAATTTTCTCAGGAGTTCGATTTAAGTTCTTTAGAGGCTGATCTGGGTGAAAGAACTCAGATCTTGGAATTTCATCCAAATCATCGTGATGCTATTAGAAGAGATTATCTTCAAAAACGTCCTTGTCAGCCTCAATTGAAAGTTTTTCCCCAAACGTTGATTTCTGGAGATATGCGTCGTTTCAATCGTGATTGGTATGTTGAATTTCCTGATTGGTTAGAATATAGTCTAAGTAAAGATGCGGCCTATTGTTTGTATTGTTATTTATTTAAGGCCAATAGCAATCGTCAAGGTGGAGGTAATGTATGGTCTGGTTTGGGGTTTAGGAATTGGAACAAAAAGGATAGTTTACCAAAACATATTGGTGGGCCGAATAGCATCCATAGTCAATCAAAAAGAAAATGTGAAGATCTAATGCGGCAACAACAATCTATTCATGCTGCATTTGATAAGCAATTTAATCAAGATAAGCATGGATATGAGATTCGCTTAGCAGCTTCAATTCGTGTAGTGAGACTTCTTGTGAAACAAGGATTGGCATTTCGGGGTCATAATGAATCTAAAGCATCGCTTAACAGAGgtagttttcttgaaattctttCATTTTATGCTCAAGAGTGTGATAAAATTCGTAGCTTTGTATTGGAAAAGGCTCCTCAAAATGATCAAATGACTTGTCCAATGATTCAAAAAGAAATTGTGCTTGCTTGCAAGATTGAAACAATTAAGGGTATCATAAAGGAATTAAATGGTGACTATTTTTCCTTATTGGTTGATGAATCTTTTGATGTATCACGCAAGGAGCAAACGGCGGCTGTTTTACGATATGTTGATAGAAGGGGATTTGTGATGGAGCGACTTCTTGACATTGTTCATGTTAAAAATACTAGTGCCTTAGCTTTAAAAGGTGCAATTGTCAATTTACTTTCTCAACATTCCTTGAGTCTATCTTGTGTGCGTGGACAATGCTATGATGGAGCAAGTAATATGCAAGGTGATATCAATGGCCTTAAAATGTTGATTAAGAAAGAAAGTAGATCGGCTCATTCCATTCATTGTTTTGCTCATCAACTTCAAGTAACTCTTGTTGGTGTTTCAAAAAAATGTCTTCAAGTGGGAGAACTTGTACATTTGGTTTCGGATATTTTGAATGTGTTGGCGGCTTCTTATAAACGTATGGATGAATATCGAGAATCTCAAAGGAAAAGAATTCAAGAGGCTTTAGAAAAGGGCAAGCTTAAAACTGGTAGGGGCTTGCATCAAGAACTTGGTATTTCTAGAGCTTGTGATACTCGTTGGGGGTCTCACTTCAAATCTTTTAATTGA
- the LOC132610448 gene encoding uncharacterized protein LOC132610448, which yields MDVLDTIVETAHSLDESARATGYIRAAQTYEVAFMLHLMKEILGITNDLSTCLQKKEQDIANAMRLVNVERIRLQELREDKRWDLFVAEVSTFWRFRRKPADYTFLHHYHVDVFCKIIDWQLQELNDRFDEETTELLYGVACLNPIDSFSSSDIQKIMRMAKLYPDDFDEFSMCSLENHLANYIIDVRDIDKRFSDLNGLCDLSKRLVRTKKHSCYPLVFRLVKFALLLPVATASVERAFSAMKFIKNELRSRMNDEFLSGCMVPFVEKDMFNDVSTDDIILTFQAMKPRRVVL from the exons ATGGATGTACTTGATACTATTGTTGAAACTGCACATAGTTTGGATGAAAGTGCCAGGGCGACAGGATATATCAGAGCTGCTCAAACGTACGAGGTTGCATTCATGTTACATTTGATGAAAGAAATTTTAGGAATTACAAATGACCTTAGTACATGCTTacaaaaaaaagagcaagatATTGCGAATGCCATGCGACTTGTTAATGTGGAAAGGATAAGGTTGCAAGAGCTAAGGGAAGATAAAAGATGGGATTTGTTTGTTGCTGAGGTATCTACGTTTT GGAGATTTCGGCGTAAACCTGCTGATTATACTTTCTTGCATCATTATCATGTTGATGTATTTTGTAAAATAATTGATTGGCAACTGCAAGAACTTAATGATCGTTTTGATGAGGAGACAACTGAGTTGCTTTATGGAGTTGCTTGTTTGAATCCGATAGACTCATTTTCAAGTTCTGACATTCAAAAAATAATGAGAATGGCTAAATTATATCCTgatgactttgatgaatttagTATGTGTTCTCTTGAGAATCACCTTGCGAATTACATTATTGATGTTCGTGATATTGATAAAAGGTTCTCCGATTTAAATGGGCTTTGTGATCTTTCAAAAAGACTGGTTCGAACAAAAAAGCATTCATGTTATCCTCTTGTATTTCGTTTAGtgaaatttgctttgcttctccCAGTTGCCACTGCATCCGTTGAAAGAGCTTTTTCGGCAATGAAGTTTATTAAGAATGAGTTGCGGAGTCGAATGAATGATGAATTCTTGAGCGGTTGCATGGTTCCTTTTGTGGAAAAAGATATGTTTAATGATGTTTCAACTGATGATATTATTTTGACTTTTCAAGCAATGAAACCTCGTCGAGTAGTGCTATAA